From the Quercus lobata isolate SW786 chromosome 6, ValleyOak3.0 Primary Assembly, whole genome shotgun sequence genome, one window contains:
- the LOC115949868 gene encoding uncharacterized protein LOC115949868, which translates to MEEMKENMRRTNPIEDLVHRTDSPFTASINGHPLPSKFKMPSLDSYDGTQDPFDHIATFKTTMHLQGVPDEIMCRAFLTTLKGPARVWFSKIPPNSVSSFGELSKLFVNNFIGGQRHKRSLSSLLTIEQGENESLRSFITRFNREALSVDEADDKLLLAAFHNGVNSNLFIHKLYEKEPQSMAELVHSAQNFMNAEDAIIGKKRKRSERVDSNPGCHLEQGPRPKKGRTEDRKDRDIKKLGSSARNQQYTSLNIPLEQVLMQIKNDPSLKWPEKMRGDPNKRN; encoded by the coding sequence atggaggaaatgaaagagaatatgAGAAGGACAAATCCTATAGAAGACCTGGTCCACCGAACTGATTCCCcctttacggcttccatcaacggtcacCCTCTACCATCGAAGTTCAAGATGCCTTCTCTGGATTCGTACGATGGAACACAAGACCCGTTCGATCACATTGCTACCTTCAAGACCACCATGCATCTCCAAGGGGTTCCCGACGAAATAATGTGCAGAGCATTCCTTACTACCCTCAAGGGCCCAGCACGAGTTTGGTttagcaaaatacccccgaatTCGGTGAGTTCTTTTGGAGAGTTGAGCAAGCTGTTTGTTAACAACTTCATAGGAGGACAAAGACATAAGCGTTCCTTGTCCAGTCTATTGACCATAGAGCAGGGAGAGAACGAGAGTTTACGGTCGTTCATCACCCGTTTCAACAGAGAAGCCCTGAGTGTGGACGAAGCAGATGATAAGCTCTTGTTGGCGGCTTTCCATAATGGGGTGAATTCGAATTTGTTCATTCACAAACTCTATGAAAAAGAGCCCCAGTCCATGGCAGAACTTGTCCATTCggctcaaaattttatgaatgcagaagacgcAATCATTggtaagaagaggaagaggtctGAGAGAGTAGACTCAAATCCCGGTTGCCACTTAGAGCAAGgccctcgtccaaagaagggacgaaCGGAAGACAGGAAAGACCGAGACATTAAGAAGCTGGGCTCTTCAGCACGGAACCAGCAGTATACCTCTTTGAACATCCCACTTGAACAGGTCCTTATGCAGATCAAGAATGATCCTTCCTTGAAGTGGCCAGAGAAAATGAGGGGAGATCCCAATAAACGCAATTAA
- the LOC115993723 gene encoding EEF1A lysine methyltransferase 4 has protein sequence MGTCSTQAYGEAWYWDTRYSNESSSFDWYQKYPSLAPLIHLYIPHRHHPVLVVGCGNSAFSQDMVDDGYEDVVNIDISSVVIDAMRNKYSTRPQLKYMTMDVRDMSAFQTGSFDAIVDKGTLDSLLCGNNSRQNAVKMLEEVWRVLKDKGVYILITYGAPIYRLNLLKDSCLWTIKLHVIEKLVLEESAEHPKWKLTDPVPLDGDGSSVETVLGKNPDVHYVYICTKDESLKAGPKHEVIVE, from the exons ATGGGGACATGTTCAACACAAGCATACGGTGAAGCATGGTACTGGGACACCCGATACTCGAACGAGTCATCAAGCTTCGATTGGTACCAGAAATACCCTTCCTTAGCTCCTCTCATCCATCTCTACATCCCACATCGCCACCATCCTGTCCTCGTTGTCGGATGTGGCAactcag CATTTAGCCAAGACATGGTGGATGATGGGTACGAGGATGTTGTCAACATCGATATTTCCTCTGTTGTCATTGACGCTATGCGCAACAAATACTCTACTCGTCCACAACTCAAAT ACATGACAATGGATGTTCGAGATATGAGTGCTTTTCAGACAGGTTCCTTCGACGCCATTGTTGACAAAG GGACTCTAGACTCTCTTCTG TGCGGAAATAATTCCCGACAAAATGCTGTCAAGATGCTTGAGGAAGTTTGGAG GGTCCTCAAGGATAAAGGAGTGTATATTTTG ATCACATATGGAGCTCCAATTTATCGCCTCAATTTGTTGAAAGATTCATGCTTGTGGACAATAAAACTCCATGTGATAG AGAAACTTGTGTTGGAAGAAAGCGCTGAACATCCTAAATGGAAGCTGACTGATCCTGTTCCATTAGATGGTGATGGAAGCTCCGTGGAAACAGTGCTTGGAAAGAACCCTGATGTCCATTATGTATACATTTGTACCAAG GACGAATCTTTAAAAGCAGGACCAAAGCATGAAGTGATAGTTGAGTAA
- the LOC115950882 gene encoding signal recognition particle 19 kDa protein has protein sequence MDRETLNIKKWTVFYPVYINSKKTVAEGRRISLSNACENPTCVEINDCCSHLKLPSAIELDKAYPRDFMQRGRVRVLLKKEDGTLCNPAITSRKQLMLRVAELVPRHPGRVKKQEPAAASTAGPSKSSKGGKKKR, from the exons ATGGACAGAGAAACACTGAATATAAAGAAATGGACTGTATTTTACCCAGTTTACATAAACTCGAAGAAGACAGTGGCCGAAGGGAGGCGGATAAGCTTGAGCAATGCTTGTGAAAATCCCACTTGTGTTGAGATCAATGATTGTTGCAGCCATCTCAAACTCCCTAGTGCTATTGAG TTAGACAAGGCTTATCCACGCGATTTTATGCAAAGAGGGAGAGTGAGGGTATTGCTGAAAAAGGAGGATGGGACTCTGTGCAATCCAGCTATTACTTCCA GGAAACAGTTGATGCTCCGTGTTGCTGAGCTAGTACCTCGGCATCCTGGGAGGGTGAAGAAGCAGGAGCCTGCAGCTGCATCAACTGCTGGACCTTCAAAATCTTCCAAGGGTggcaaaaagaagagatag